The Drosophila suzukii chromosome X, CBGP_Dsuzu_IsoJpt1.0, whole genome shotgun sequence DNA window aacttTCCTCCAAGTGGCTCCGTTGGCTGAACAATTGCCAATGGATTTCTgcttttaattatatttaataccaAAGTGTTTATGCAAAGGAAAAGAAGAAACCGAAAGAAAGACGCCTCGAATTTGTGTGTGCAATCAGCGGAATGTAAAGCTGCACTTGCAGTATGCAGAAAGTACGagtgcagcagcaacatgcaaCCTGTTGCATTGCAGCTTGTAATTTACCGCTAATTCGATGCAGTGAGACGTCCGACGATGACGACTATATACGAACGTACCGCCACCCGTACCGCCCCCTTGTACCGCTCGTACCGCCCAGCTCCGTGGCCGGTCACTTGGCCAGTTTGTTTCCGCCTGTTGCGCTCCGCTGGAACCACAAGGGCTGCTGCAGGCGTTGCCCAATGAGATTACCGTTGCACATGCGCACACACTCACGTGCACTGAAAGAATAAAAGTGttacacagagaaaactatctaagaacattgttcttgaattgagcacattgttcttgaattgagaacattgttcttgaattgagaacattcgttcttaaaaaccgtgtaagtacattttggtatcaatataagaacgaaatggtgagaagagaaaagttaaattgagtttatttaacaattttttgataagtatacactaaggactgaactaatagtttatttgtataaacaatttacttaaataccgccaattcaacttgattggagcaaaataaaaacattttcacttaaaaatgtcgttctatttttaagaacattttcaactcagattagaacgtcagaattttctctgtgtacatttcatttttaataaaggTCGATGTTTGAGACTTCTTTTAAGATATTGCCCATCAATATAAGACAGTATTGACTAAagcagtggtcggcagcggcctatctagtgagcatagggaagtgttctgcccatcctctgctcgctcacgtataacgtacatgttcgtgtgacttcggcatgggtcttcgggtcattttttctcaacttcggcgcgcttttttgttgctgtggcagaggatctcagtgcaaagcagagaaacgtctcgctacagcacgccgcgcgcaaacttcgtgtttgttacactcacactaatgcaaggcaaacttgtgatgatatgtgtgtgccgaccactggaCTAAAGTTACAAATGTTTTAATAAAGAGTCCACAGCGTTTCtgaaaaaacatttaattaatttttgaaaaattttaacaagaTTTTTCTTTACtgtttttaataatttcaatGCAGGTTGATTAATTTACAATAattaaaaagcaaaaaaaaggttttaaaaaaaaaaacaaattattttgtaacaggttttaatattttcaatacAGTATCTGTATCTGATCGACTTGcttacaatattttaaatacaaacAAACAATAATTTTGTTAAAGAATATAAAAGACTTATATTCTAAAAAAGCAATTGGGACTCACATACTTGATACgacataaataaattgaattttttcaTTTGCTGCCatgatattataaatattattaaatgtaTTACGTATTTTTATAGtccataaatatataacttgaatcatttttttactttacttcTTACCTTATTAAAACTTTGGCCTAGCACTTGGATGACATTTGTTTCCAGTGTATTCTTTACAGTTACTTACTGGAAAGAAACTATCCAAGCTTCACAGAACTTGGTGAAGTTCTAAGGAAATTTATACGTTGTTATAAATTCTGGACATTCTAATTGTTGAATAAGTACAGAAAATGTAGCAAActtaaatttaactttaagaCAAAAAGAAACCATAAGAAAAAGCCCAACAATTTATAATTCCAATTGAAATACCACCTGAACTTCAGTTTTATATTGTTTATTGTCATTTAGTTGGAATTTTTTGCATTATTTATCGTTTGCGAATTTAACATTAATAAATTATGATACGTGGTATTAACTTTATCATCATTTCATGTGTTCAGTACGAATGAGTGAATTTTACATCAATTACGAGACCTTAAGAGGGAGCAAAACAATGATAAGAATACAATAATTATAATCGAATCTCTTCTGgtatttatataattattgCTTTGCCGTAAATATATTTATGCTTTTTATCATACTCCATTTGGATTTTCGCAAACTGTGGGTTGTGTCTGTGTTCTTTTTGGGTAGTAGAAGGTTGTCTATATATCTCATCTGTTTCGTTTGGGTTAAAAACTCGTTTCGTAGGGGTTTCTTTATTGTCAACATCAATAACACTTAATACATGTATAATATATCTGTTTTCCTTTCATTCTAAATAGATGTATATAATATATCGatgtatatgtataaataTACCATAAAGAAATGTAGAATTTATAATACAGTGAAATTAATTGCTATTTGGGGGAGTGAAttgattttaaagagttttttCCGCTCGATTTAAAAACGGTCAAGTAGTGTCCATGTTTTCAGAAAAGTAAACGCAATCTGATAATTTAAAACGAATTCACACACCCATTAGCTGAATTTCAACAcacataaatatatgtatatatatatccgtttATTTGTATAATAATAGTTCTCCAATGCGATGATATCGTGGGTCGATAAACCTTAAGCTGCCTTCTCCAgttatgtatatgtatatctaTATAGAGTTCCTTTTCCACCTATTTGAACGGTTGCGTTTGCGATTTGTTAATGTTAATGTAAATGTATAACTACAGATATACCCCCTATATAGATCATAAGTACAATGGAGTGGAGTGGAGGTGGAGTGCCTTGATCATTGGTTATTAACAAGTAATTTTTATCGTATAACTTTCGATTGGGCAAAACATAACGCATTTCCAATATATCTTCCCTCCTTTTTTTGCTCTATAACATTTAGACGTTAAAGTTGTGTTTTCGTTTTAGCTTTTAAGCATAGTTGTGGATGTGATATGATTTCGTgatttcgatttcgatttcgCCTGCACGAGCAACATTATCCTCGATAAACAACAGTAAACACAGAAAGCCGAGCTGATCACAACAGAGAATGAACTGTGGTAGGTATAGTTACTATATAGTTATATATCTCTTATAGGTGGTGCCCCATGCTCGCATGATATGGTCAAATTAAACAGTTAAGTCTAGAATACAGCGTAGTTATCATATATAGTTATCGTATATATCGTTTATAGTCAGCAAGTTGTGGTTTCTCTTTGTATGATAGCGAAATCGGATATGTAGACCCTATAAGGGTGTCCAAGTAACAACTCTACACTCTCTCTGCCCTTTTCGGAAAAGAAACGCGAATGAAGAAAGGCAATGGAAAATAATAATCGCGTACCTATATATAAATACTTAATGGCCACATGCTAATGAAGTTATACGGAAATATTTCCATTGATTTCGGCCGCTGTATTTTTATGCTTTTCTATAGCTTTCTGCTTGAATGAAACCGCGCATCCAGCGTCGAGTTTTTACCTAGTATTGCTATTTTCCTATTTTCCTTGTTGTGGTTGCTTTGCATTATTAATATGgctttttttggttttctatTATCTTCGAACAGTCTTTGGGACCATATATATAGGAGTGTTGATATCGACGCCGCCTAACATCGGTGAGTTATGCTTAGTTATTGTCCATATTTACATCGAGAATCATCATATATTTCACCCGTTTCTATTTCGGtttggtttcggtttcggttttcTTTCATTTATTGTCGTTGTTGTCTATTTTACTTTCAGGTATCCCCTGGCATCCTACTCCTCCTCTTCAAGAGACTTTTCGGGTAACCCGTACTTCGGGCAGCACATACCCTCCGTTCCATCCATGTTGAAGCAGAAAATGCTGCGCTCCAATTCGGTTGGTTCGTGTGGCACGATGCCGTGGACTTCCCTGAGTTCCGCCTCGGGGAACCAGGCGGGGTCCGAGTCCTCCACCACCTTGATGCCACACAGACTGAAAGTCGAAATGGATTAAATATCCCAGAAATATAATCTATATCAGCCAATCTCTTACCGCAACACCGCCACAATCGGGATCCACAGGATGGACGAGAGGATGAGGAAAAAGGCCACGACGATGCACCAGTGGGGCCACTCCATCTTCTCGGAGGCGCCCTTGGCTCCAATCCAGGCCGGATAGCTACTGCCCTCGGTCAGCAGTTGGTAGAAGGAGGCCAGCAGGATGGTGACCATCGCACAGGGCGACAGGTACTTCCAGCAGAACATCCAGTAGAAGCTCGGCCGCGATCCGGTCATCATCTCTATATCGTCCGAGAATCGGCGCACCCCGTAGATATAGCTGATCGACAGGCACTCGAAAAGTGCGATAATCAGCAGTGGGAAATTGCCCGCGAAACTGTCCATcaattgaaatatataactcccAGCTCCATTCGCAAAGCACATGGAAATCAGGCAGCAGGAGAAGCAGAGGACCTGGAAAAAAAGGAACCATTATAAGGATTATACTTATAaggaaaattttaagatatAACAAAACAAAGGATTGAAGAAGGAAATTATTTTAGAAGTACATTATAGTTCATATTCTCACCCCCACAATATATTCCTTGGGCAGATTGGGAAACAGCTTCATGTCCACCAGCGAGGTGACCACGCCCTCCAGAGTGCCGAACTGAGAGTCGATTCCCAGAGTGAAGAGCATCAGGAAGAAGAGCACGGCCCAGAGTTGAGCCCCCGGAAACTGATTGATCGCCTCCGTGAAGATAATGAAGGCCAATCCCGTACCCGAGGCACTCTGAAAAGTACATTaaagaatattattaatttattaaaaatactttcaataaaacaatttataatatttctaatatttaagaaaatgaTTCAAACGAATCGAATTAGAAGTATTTTCCTTTAtggaaatataaaaatgtttttcatgTAAATTCATGTTATGGGAAGAtcctgaagaattcgcggttGCATGTTCTCACAAAGGTTTTACCATACCAAGAACATACTCATTATTTTTCAGTTCCTTATAGAACTTGGTTATAATAGTTAAACTCACATTGGCCAGTTCCGTTTGGAGATCGCAGACGGGCAGGTTGTGCGTCCTGTTCTGGGCCATCAAACTATTCCGCTCCTCGGTGCAGCGGTCAAAGGTCGCCGTGGCCTTGAACCCAATGACCGAGAAGACCACCACCCCGGCGAACATGGAGGTCCCACAATTCGTCATTGACACAAGTATGGCGTCCCTGTAGCAATTATTATTGGCCGGATTGTACGAGCTGAAGGCTATCAGACCGCCGAAGGCCAATCCCAGCGAGAAGAAGATCTGAGTGCCGGCCTCCAGCCAAACGACTGGATCCAAGAGGGTCTCCCATCGAGGGGTGAACAAGTGGGCCACCCCATCGGCCGCTCCCTTTAGGGTAATGCCCCGGAAGAAGAATATTATGAGCACCACATAGGGGAAGATGGCGGTCATATAGACGATCTTGCCCGACGACGTGATGCCCTGGACCATGCAGATGTAGACCAGGAACCAGGAAACGATCAGCGCAATGGCCATGTGATAATTGAAGTTCTCCGGCAGATCCACACTCTCCGAGCACTGCAGTGTGGTGCGATACCAGTAGAACTGCGTCGGCGAGGAGGCCACACACTCCGGCTCATGATCGTAGGTAAAGTTCTTGTACAGCCTCGTCGGGCAGTCCGCCCAGGGCAGTGGCGACTCGAAGCTGTGCAGCAGATAGATCAGGCACCAGGCGATTATGGTGTTGTAGTACAGAGCCACTATATAGCTAACTACCGCCGAGGAGATCCCGATACCGCCCAGGTACGGCGACACCTGGCTCCAAACGCCGATGGCTCCCTTTCGCAGTCGCTGGCCAATGGCCAGTTCCAGGTAGAAGATCGGTATGCCCTGGATGCACAGCATTATGAAGTAGGGCACCAGGAAGGCTCCTCCGCCGTTCTTCTGAGCCAAGTAGGGGAAACGCCACACATTTCCCAGGCCAACAGCATAGCTGTGGgttgaaaaattattgatAGTGACTGGAATTTCACAAAAAAGCCTCGTTTTCAAGCTAGCAAAACTGAAATGCCACAAACGGTAAAGTAAATAACTATAACCGAGAGACAAAATATATGATATTTTCTTATAAACTCAAGGAAGTGCTCTCgggtaaatttaatttagaaAAGGAATTTTCCAAAATATACATAGGTGCCATAGAAAGCCTTAGGATTTAAAAATCACTTATAAGTGTCGTcctaggtgtctaaaagtatgcaacaatatatttaaagctTGGAAGTACAATGAACTCATTCAGGGAGACGGCTATCCttattcactgcatacttttggatACCACGCATTAATCCCACAAAAtaccattgattttaataaatatgcAGAATTGcaaatacaaaatatacaaaaaaaaaatcctataaaataaacatttgaatattatattttttgttagGCAAGTTTTTGGCTAGCTTGAATACGAAGGCCTACTAAAGCTTAACATACCCAATGGTGGCCAGCAGGAACATGATCTTGCTGTCCCAGCTCTCCCGCTCCTCGCCCTCCTTCTCGCCCTCGACGATGTCCTGCTGATCCGCGTTGGCCACCAACTCGGCCTTGGCCTTGGAGGTGCTCGCCTCCGATCCGAAGGGCGGCGGGTCCTGCTCCAGTTCCGAGGACTCGTCGAAGGCGTCGGACATGAAGCCCTGGTTTGTGGCCCCATAGAGCGGCTGGTGGTGGTGCAGCGATGTGTGATGGTGGTGGCTGACGCCATGTTCCTTCGTCACCAGGCGACCTCGCAGCTCCTGGGAAAAGTAATTCAGTTCAGATAtgttgtaaaaaaaaatacctcTATATACGGTAGTGCCACACAAATCAGTAGGATTCtgaaatcacttttaaatGCCATTTTTAGACGTCAAAAGTATgcaaaaatacatttaaagctCAGAAGTACAAAGCATTCTTACAGAAAGGCCACTATCATTTATTCACTGCGTACTTTTAGACACTCCACAATTACATTTTAAAGTGTTTTCAAGACAAATAGTTCACcaactaaataaaaatatattatacatataataaaaatatatatattaataagTCCAATCTAATCCCCTCGACTTACCCTCAATTCCAACTGATCGATGCTCTTCTGGCTTTTGAGCACTATATCCCGGGAGCTTTGGCGACGCAATAACTGAGCTGTGTTGGCCATGATTgcgttttattattatttcgacTTATTACAAACTTTTATATGTGTGCGTGTGGGTGCTGTGTGGGTTTGTGTGTGTGCCCGTATGGGTGCCTAGTGTGCTCTATGTcacttccgtttccgtttcTCCAAACTTTTGCTCTGCTTGTACTTTCCTCGGCGCCACCTGGTGTTGCGTTCAGGTAACTAGCAACTCACTGGACATTTTTcgtagcatacttttatggtTGGCTAAATAAATCGCATTTTAACCCCTTGTTGCTGTGCTTTTAGTTTTGGCTTAGCTgatttctgaatttttttgtGGCTTTTACTGTGGTTTGGTGCTTTTGTTAGTGCTTAATTGCAGGTGATAACGGTGCATTAGTAGTAGACGCCATCGCAGTGCCGCTATCTGCTTTTTCCAAGTGAAATAGGTATTACTAAAAGTTGTATACAACTCGCATGCACAGAGAGAAATTAGTATTTAAATGTCTAGCTTGCAAAAGTCGTGGACAATTCCCATTCATGATAATAATAAGTTAGATAGGGAAATTATGAAAAACGAGGTTGAAGAATTTTCTGGTactaatattattatttaatattatattttctttaattttataattcaataaaaaagaaaacatgAAATAAAGTAAGAACAATTTATTACGGATTTAAGGACTTGTTAAGGCTTTaagaatattattaaattaatgcATTTTGTTCAGTTTTATAGTACTTATTACTTAAATCAAATACCTTAAAACGTTAAAACATAAAAGACTTATTTTTCTTTACGAAAAATTGttcttaatttttaaatctattCAATAAGATactaataaaatttataaaacaaatgcAAATTTCCTTGATCAATCCATTTAGTATTTATAATAACCGAAAAACCCGACGTTAGAGTAAATAAGTTTTAGATAAAAAGTAAATGCAAAAAGATATCGAAAACTCAAAGTATTAAGTGTTTAATTATGATAGTAATCATTCAATATTGGTAGGGGACATTTTTTCACGTGTGCTTTCCATCAATCAAATCATGCAAAAGAAAGGACCCACACACACTGAGACATCTATGGGGCTTGCGTGACTAGGTCCACACAATAAATCAATCAACTCTAAGTAACCCTTAACCCACATCTCCCCCCTGCACATTTTCCGCCCACTCACTAATGCAGTGTAATGGAATTAACTTTCTTTTTCGACCTGCAATTAGTCTAGGCTTAGTTTCCCAGGGCGATGGAGGTTATTTTCAACAGAAGGTGGAGTGAAATTTGCTGCCATGGAGACCTACATTTTTACTCTATATTAGCATGCTTTTAGGGATAATTTTTGGGTGAAGCTTCGGCTTAAAACATTACTTTTTCTTGGCCTGTTTCAATGGCGGGGGAAATCGCGTTGATTGGGTTTGATTGTAAGCCTTTTTTGTGGCCCAACAAATTCTCACTTATATAACCGAAGAACACACTCGCGAAAAAAATGAAGTCgcactaaaaaaaaacaacgaaaTAACGGTTAAGTCCGACCGATAACGGTGAAGGACCTGCAGGGGACTATTGTCCGAATATCCCTGGATTAACGGTTGCAGGTGGTTGCATTAAAACCTATTTAAAGACCGATTCCGTCGCTCCAATCGCTATCCCGTTATTCTGATTGGAATAACGTAACGGTGTGTCGTAACGGGACGTTGGCAGGAAACTGTTGAGCAGCAAAGGACGTAATACCCGAATGGCAGGACGAAAAGGATAACGGTTAACGGGAGGCGATAAAACGGGAGCAAACGGGAGAGCAAAAACGAAAAGAGCAGCGCAGACGCAGCATCACATCGCATGGGTGCGAGCGAGACGGAGGATCGCGAATCCGAGCGAGAGGGAAGATGGTAAACAGTAGAGGGAGGAAAACAAGGCAACAAAAAAGCCAATTAACCAGCAAATTAGCTGTTATTTATGGCTTTTTTGTAATCCTTTAATATATTAATTGTATTTACAGCCTAAGctaattatttgttttatcaatttgatcaATAATTGGTATTTTATTCCACGTTTAAAATTTCATTCATTTTCAACTGCCGATAGCTAGAGGCGTTAGTGCCTTTTAAGCAGTTAGTTTTTCGCGttagtatttttttataaaagtgCTGCACAGAGTCGGGATAAGCTTTTCGATTAACCGAGTGTAAACAGTGACTGCGAAACAAgaacataaaatatttaaagcatTGTGactcaaaataaattttaatctGTAAATGCACCATTTAAACCAGTATGCACCAAATGAATTTGGAAATATTTAGCTTATATTATAAGTAATCGGAaagtttttgttattatttttatgaaaagatttaaatgcgcaaatatatttacttataaacaaatttctAAATCTAgctaagaaaaaaaatgttaagtatAAGAATTAAGTCTTAAATACTAagtaattattaaatttccgATATATAGTTTAAGAAATGCAATGTATATTGGAGGATACCAATTTCGAACCAAACCGTGACCGCTCCCTGTTAAATATCTGGGCATCTCTAGAATGAACTGGCGGTGAACTAGCCGCCAAATGAACACTTGTTGACAGAACCTCtcataaattgtttattatttcGATAAGGGGTCTAGGAATTGCGTGGATTGAATGAGAAGATGGTTTTCAAGTGCCAGGAGGACAGTTTCCTGAAGCAGGTTGGTCCTCGAATAAATTCGAAACCGTTTAATTACATAATTTGTAACCTAATTTGCTGCAGTTCAAGACGAAAGTCGTCAGCAGCGAGTTTGCCACCTTGGATTGGACGGATCCCAGTGGAAAAGTCGAAAAACTGAAGGGCTTCAATGTGATCTGCGAGGATACGATATTATTTCCCGAGGGCGGTGGTCAGCCCTGCGATTACGGAACACTGGGTGGATATTCCGTGAAGAATGTCCAGAGGAAGGGCACCACTGCCGTTCATTTTGTGGAGTCCCCCACGAGCTTTGAGCAGGATGCCGAGGTTCTTCAGACTCTGGACTTTCAGAGAAGGCTGGACCACATGCAACAGCACTCGGGACAGCACCTTATCACCGCCCTGTTCGACAGGGAGTTCAAGTACGATACCACCTCCTGGTCCCTGGGATCCAGTGTCTCCTACATCCAATTGAGTACGCCTCATTTGATAAGTCGCGAATCGCTGGACCTCATCGAACGGCAGGCCAACGATCTGATACGGGAGGGCCGTGAGGTTACGGTGGTACTGGTGGATCCCGAAGTGGCGCAGGAGTTCCAAGATGCCAGGGCCCCCAGGGGTTTGCCAAAGGATCACGAGGGCCTGGCCAGGGTGGTGCGCATCGAGGGCATCGAGAGCAACATGTGCTGCGGCACCCATGTCACGAATCTCTCCCAGCTGCAGTGCATCAAGCTGCTCTACGCCGAGAAGGTCAAGACCAATGTCTTGGTTCACTTTGTCGTGGGCGAGAGGGTGCTTGGAAAACTGGGCGAGGTTTTTCAGCGCGAGCAGCAGCTCACCCAGGCTTTGAAGTGAGTTTCTCTAGTATAGTTCCCATTTCATATTAGTCTATATCACCTTGGTTTCCAGAGGTGGTCCCGGCCAGCACTTGGAGCTTGTCCAGAAGCTGCAACAGAATGTGAAGGGGAATCGGAAGTACTTCCAGCAGCTGCTTAAGGACTTTGCCACCGCCGAGGCCGAACGACTGGAAGATCTGCCGAAGAAGGAGCGTCCCAAGTACTTCGCCCTCCATCGACGAGATGGCATCGAGGTGGACTTCATCAACACATTCTTGCGGGTGGCTCCCGAGGGTATCTTCTACTTCCTGACCGTTTCCGAGGGCGTT harbors:
- the LOC108018946 gene encoding alanyl-tRNA editing protein Aarsd1-A — protein: MVFKCQEDSFLKQFKTKVVSSEFATLDWTDPSGKVEKLKGFNVICEDTILFPEGGGQPCDYGTLGGYSVKNVQRKGTTAVHFVESPTSFEQDAEVLQTLDFQRRLDHMQQHSGQHLITALFDREFKYDTTSWSLGSSVSYIQLSTPHLISRESLDLIERQANDLIREGREVTVVLVDPEVAQEFQDARAPRGLPKDHEGLARVVRIEGIESNMCCGTHVTNLSQLQCIKLLYAEKVKTNVLVHFVVGERVLGKLGEVFQREQQLTQALKGGPGQHLELVQKLQQNVKGNRKYFQQLLKDFATAEAERLEDLPKKERPKYFALHRRDGIEVDFINTFLRVAPEGIFYFLTVSEGVAAGSSAKGHLVLRGDPEIVEKLGPQFMELLEGKGNGKEGSFQGKINNLAGLQDCHELLDAQFKPKKIVETPKPANGAPLENEE
- the LOC108019178 gene encoding sodium-dependent neutral amino acid transporter B(0)AT3 isoform X2; translated protein: MSDAFDESSELEQDPPPFGSEASTSKAKAELVANADQQDIVEGEKEGEERESWDSKIMFLLATIGYAVGLGNVWRFPYLAQKNGGGAFLVPYFIMLCIQGIPIFYLELAIGQRLRKGAIGVWSQVSPYLGGIGISSAVVSYIVALYYNTIIAWCLIYLLHSFESPLPWADCPTRLYKNFTYDHEPECVASSPTQFYWYRTTLQCSESVDLPENFNYHMAIALIVSWFLVYICMVQGITSSGKIVYMTAIFPYVVLIIFFFRGITLKGAADGVAHLFTPRWETLLDPVVWLEAGTQIFFSLGLAFGGLIAFSSYNPANNNCYRDAILVSMTNCGTSMFAGVVVFSVIGFKATATFDRCTEERNSLMAQNRTHNLPVCDLQTELANSASGTGLAFIIFTEAINQFPGAQLWAVLFFLMLFTLGIDSQFGTLEGVVTSLVDMKLFPNLPKEYIVGVLCFSCCLISMCFANGAGSYIFQLMDSFAGNFPLLIIALFECLSISYIYGVRRFSDDIEMMTGSRPSFYWMFCWKYLSPCAMVTILLASFYQLLTEGSSYPAWIGAKGASEKMEWPHWCIVVAFFLILSSILWIPIVAVLRLCGIKVVEDSDPAWFPEAELREVHGIVPHEPTELERSIFCFNMDGTEGMCCPKYGLPEKSLEEEE
- the LOC108019178 gene encoding sodium-dependent neutral amino acid transporter B(0)AT3 isoform X1 codes for the protein MANTAQLLRRQSSRDIVLKSQKSIDQLELRELRGRLVTKEHGVSHHHHTSLHHHQPLYGATNQGFMSDAFDESSELEQDPPPFGSEASTSKAKAELVANADQQDIVEGEKEGEERESWDSKIMFLLATIGYAVGLGNVWRFPYLAQKNGGGAFLVPYFIMLCIQGIPIFYLELAIGQRLRKGAIGVWSQVSPYLGGIGISSAVVSYIVALYYNTIIAWCLIYLLHSFESPLPWADCPTRLYKNFTYDHEPECVASSPTQFYWYRTTLQCSESVDLPENFNYHMAIALIVSWFLVYICMVQGITSSGKIVYMTAIFPYVVLIIFFFRGITLKGAADGVAHLFTPRWETLLDPVVWLEAGTQIFFSLGLAFGGLIAFSSYNPANNNCYRDAILVSMTNCGTSMFAGVVVFSVIGFKATATFDRCTEERNSLMAQNRTHNLPVCDLQTELANSASGTGLAFIIFTEAINQFPGAQLWAVLFFLMLFTLGIDSQFGTLEGVVTSLVDMKLFPNLPKEYIVGVLCFSCCLISMCFANGAGSYIFQLMDSFAGNFPLLIIALFECLSISYIYGVRRFSDDIEMMTGSRPSFYWMFCWKYLSPCAMVTILLASFYQLLTEGSSYPAWIGAKGASEKMEWPHWCIVVAFFLILSSILWIPIVAVLRLCGIKVVEDSDPAWFPEAELREVHGIVPHEPTELERSIFCFNMDGTEGMCCPKYGLPEKSLEEEE